Within Anopheles nili chromosome 3, idAnoNiliSN_F5_01, whole genome shotgun sequence, the genomic segment AGTGGAACGAAAACTAGCTGCCCAGCTGCGAGTAAGGGACGCATGGAAAACACGGAGATCACTTGTGGTATCGAGCTGCTCCAGGAAGGGAAAACTCACAGCTCAACAGAAAAGGGAAAGAGTTGGTACACGTGAAGCCGAAAGCTCACGCCACCAAAGTGGGGCGCAATAATTATCATTAAGTTTCAGTCGCTAATCGTATATGATATGATATGGTAAATCATAAACTACTGCTCCGTATGCTGATGATAAGTGCTAATTATAAGTAAAAATGGTTACGCTCGCCTACGTTAGGGTATTCTTGCGTACCACTATACCTAATGGACATTACGTgcatgatgcttttttttcttctgcctctctttctctctttgtatgtgtgtgtagctGGCTGTTCCGTTGCACATAACTTACGCGAATACTAAATCTACGCAAAATTGCTTCTCTATTTGCAAATACACCACCGagaacacgcacgcacatatcACATCAAAATGCTATTCAAATCAACACGTAACGTCGAAACATAGAACAAaaattggaaggaaaatcgaaGAAGTACACGTATGGGGTTAGTTCGATATTGGCCTGTTCCTGTGTGTTACCCAAACAAAAAGGTAAGAATAATCACGAGGCTTCGCGGGaaataagtaagtaagtaaatTGTGCAATTGTACACGCGCAGCGCTAGCGAACGAACGacaattcgttcgttcggcaaATCCATCCAACGCGAAGCAGTCAAAAGCTGCTgcagaaaacgaaagaaaagctgGGCGCAAAAAACTACTACTCTGCTCAGCTAGCACTTACTTACTTAAGTAACCGCCACGACTATATATGTATCTGCTTAAATAGGATCTCAACAGGGATAGCCTTTTGCTCTCGCTCGACGGTTTCGTCTCTGAGTTTTGGTGAGTATTaattgtgatattttttttttactcttgcCTTACACCTATAGCCAGCCCCCTAGCGGGTATTATGGGCACACGTTCTATTTCGCTGACATGATATCAAACCCCCCGGGCCATGTGCCTTTTGTGTGGTTTGCCCTTTGCTTTCCGTGCTTGTTCAGTCGGCTTCCGTACGCTGATATCGTCACTCGCGAGAGCTTGCATATGCACAGAAGTGTcgctttgtgtgtgctttttgccTCCCTGTTTTGATTGCATTATCAAAAGGGACTGCCATTGCGCGATTCATTAGCGCTTCTCGAGCACTTTGCTTagcttatttttcttttgttgttctgTAGCTTCTGTTCCCCACCCCTTTGCTAACGTTACCTAATGAGTATGCGTGTGTTTAAAAGTCAAATCATGAGCTAAGTCTCTTCTTACAATCCAGTTTCATTATTTATCAGCGCTCCGCAACCCAGAGATGAGCGTGactatgtgtgtgtttatttatatatatatatatatatatatgtatgtatgtataatACGGAACTATATGGCTGGCGTCCACATTTCCTATTCGAttatgtttgcgtttttccgtATAAGAGATGTTCTCTCGCTTCACCTGTTCGCGTCACCTGTTGCGTGAAATTCTTCGCTGAAACGTATCGCAAGCAGCAGCGCCAAGGTTAAGATGTAACATGGCCGTTTTAAGAATGCATCGCCATTTGCAAAGGTTGATATAAATAGCAGTTCCTTCCTTCGGAGTTCGTTTCGCTCCACCCAAATGCACTTTGTACCGCTTTATCGGGCCacatttttccgtttcgtgtgATACGCTAATAATATCAGTCTGACCGTGGGGATGTTGCTGACCTTGACAGTTCCGACCAAATTTGGTTAACCTTACACATTACGCGCCTTTTGCTCCAGCCGTGACTCACCGGAGCTTTACCAGCCGCGGTGCCAAAAGGGATTGCATTTGCAAACGAGTGTTACGGATTCCGAAATGACTAACGTAATACTAGGACTTTTAAAATGATTGCACGAAATTGCTGCACAACGAGATTAAAATCGAGCTCTCTATGTTTTAGTTTCTAAAAGTTTGACCAAAGGGTACAGGTTCCGAAGCCAGACTTGGAGTTAATTCGAGAAATGCCTCTTTTGTCCCATTTCCGTAtgatgtaattaaaattaaatttacaatAAAATGAGCAAGAGCAACGCATGGAGGAGTAGATTTAATGACGCTATCGAAAGATGACTTCAATCGAAGCAAATGCTTGAAGATGCGTTGCCTAGCAACACCGCTGAGGtgtagcaaaataaaaaaaaagcatgtatATGCTAACGTAGCACAATGCATTGTCATGAACACTCAAAGATTTGGTTTGTTAAAATGATTCTACAATTTGCGGTCGGGAACAAAACAGACCTGTTGTTTGACTAATTTcgataaaagaaaaggataaaatatGCGAATTGTGGCGTTCCACAAGCTGCCTGCTAGCTGCTACCTACACTTAGCCCTCTTCTATCCACATCCACCGAATGGCAGTAATGATTGTGATGTATGTAGTATATTGCCTAATGGTTCCAACCAGCCTGCTAGTTAAAAGCTAGACTTAAATAGATTAACTTTAGGatgcatgttttgttttgccttgaTTTTGATGACTATTCAATTGCTACGGCTGCGTGATAGTGGATGCGCAATTTCCATCGTATCACGGTCAATCGGTCGCCGGTCGTAATGTGCGAGAGTTCGTTTCGAACAATGTCTTAGATATTaaatgggtttgttttgtagtAGATTAAGCTactacgcttttttttctcttcttctgctcAACGCCCTATCGCGGTCGCCCATTGGGGTTCTCTTAGCTGATACGTGATTACTGATACTGATAGTCAAATTTTGAAAATCGTTCTAAATCTTATCGAGTTATAATTCCGTCGACAGGATATACATTTTCCGTGGGCCGTTATCGATCgatgaaaaacaagaaaatggcaATTGGGTTTGGCTAATAACGAAAATCAATCCGACAGCCCGAGGAAGGATGATTGATGCCTGTAGTAGTCCCCCGCACCTAGTGCTCGAGTCGAGTTGTCGTTTGATTGCTAGTTACGCGTCaatgaatgtgtgtgtgtggtaaaaTGTGGCGACCTGGAACAAGATAACACCAACCTCGATCGCTTTCAGCCTGTGATTTGATGAagggagctgctgctgctgcctgaTGCTGACACTCCTGTACAGGCACAGGAGTTACAGGAGCTTGCGATTTAGGTTTTCGTCCTTTAGGTGGCGTAGTGATCAAACGAGCCGAGGTACTCCAGCGCAGCGCGATAGCAAAACTGGTACTGGTCCTGTGGAAGGGAGCGGGCGTACCGGATATGCCggatgcaaaataaatgaaaggaATGCATGTTATAATAGAAATTATGATTTTCCCCGTAACCTTAAAAACGGGAAATCATTCACGTAAGGGCGAGGAGAACTTCAAACGATTTTCTGGCTAGTTTACCTCCGTCTGCACCATTGCTGGCCGCTGGGAGCGCAGTATTCGAACCGTCTGGAACACGTCCAGCACCCCTTCGTACTGCATCCGCTCGAGGACGATGCTGAGCGTTATGAAGACGCCGGTACGGCCAACACCCGCACTGCAATGCACCGTAATCGGGCCATCCTGGCCAAACTGCTCCTTCGTTTTGTGCACCTGGCCGATGAAGTCGATGAAACCCTCGCCGGACTTTGGCACACCCTGTTCCGGCCAGTCGATGAACTGGAACTGGCGCACCGTACGTGAGGAGCCGTCACGGGCATCCGTAACCTTGAACTCCCTCAGTTTGTACTGCGGCATGTTGTACTCGGCGATCGGATCCACCACGTAGCACTGGTACCGCACCGAACGCTCGTGAGGCCAGTACTGGAAGCATTTCTCCTGCAGCAGGACATGCAACGagagacacagagagagaaagagggggtgtttggttcgattgttttgttattattgtcgtcatctgtttgctttcgataTCGGCACGAAGCAAAACCTGATGGTTTACGTTCAGGCTCAACTCTGTTCAGCACCTGGTTGGGGtattttgttgccgtttgacACGGGCTACacgtgttgggtttttttttcttcatttactTGATCAAGgataaatgtgtgttttttgttgttgcataaAGCAATAGCAAGaagggttttggttttggagtaaaaacattaaattgtgtttttttttgttttaaaaatttcaaacatcaaCATCGACTAACTGCATATTATTTCATGAGACGAAGCATAGGTTTAGCTCCTTTTTGGAACTAATCAACTCAAGAAGTCTTATTATGACTCTGTGACTTTTCAACTTACCCGTCCCATTTCCTTCAACTTTGTCAGCATAACCACAATCGTTGAGTTGTGTTCCCAGAGCATGCGCCAGAAATCTTCCGCTGTCTCCTGCAGAGGTCCTTGGGCGGCAATGTAAGCGTTCCGGTAGCGATagctgtggaaaaaaaaacgaaaccaaacacagATCCGTTACACCCGGCAGGTCTTCGAATGGTGTCAGTGGCGAAACCTACCCATCGACAAGGCTGGCATTTATGTAGTCACTGCCTTCAACGCCACGAATCGGTGTCAGACAGACGCGAGACGATTCGTACGGAAGGATGTGCACCAGGCGGTTCTTGTGCTTGTTGCTTGGAAGATTGGCCGTCACGAACCGCGTCGAGTCGGCCTTCACGTTCGACAGCTTCTTGAACTCCATCTCCATGCCGGTGATGTTCTCGCCCTGCTCCGTTTGCATCAGCTTTTGGATGTGGTTGTGCAGGCTACGAGCCGGAACTTCCGTGTTGCCGCAGATCACCGCCTCCAGCAGCGCGTCGTGGATGAAGATGTACTGATCCTCCGTCTGTACCATGTAGTTGCGTTGGGCTCGCAAACACGTCACGTGCCCGTAGATGTCGATCGTTTTCTCGTACTTCATGCGCTCGAGCATCGAATCGATGACGATGTAGCACCCGGTCCGGCCAACACCTGCCGAACAGTGCACCACGATCGGGCCCGATTCCGATGGCGTGAGGGATTTGGTACGTCGCAGGAACTGCAGGAACGGTGCCGGATGATCGGGTACACCGTGATCGGGCCAAGCCGTAAATTGCAGCTGTTTAATCTCACGCCGCTCGTTGCTACCGTTGCGGTAGATCTGGAACGTGCGGATCGAGTACGTCGCCAGTTCCTGCGTTTCTGTGATGGTCACCGTCATGGCACCGTACACCTCGGTGCCACGTGCCGGCCAGTACATGTCACACTTGATGCGTGATCGCTCTTCTAGCCGCGTCATCATCACGATCGTGGACGATTTAAGCTCCCAGCACATGCGCCAAAAGTCCCCGAACGTCTCCTGCAGTGGTCCTTGCGTGGCCACGTACGCGTTGTGCTTGCGATACCCGTCGCAGTAGTTCGCGTTGATGTAGTCCGATCCCTGCACGCCCTCGATCGGTGGCAGTATCACGCGCGAGTGATCGTACGAGGTTACGTTGGCGTAGCGGTTCTTCGGTTTGTTCACCTCCATGTTGGAGTGATCCCACGTGAACTGTTGGCCCGGTTCGATGCTTTCGTACTCCTGCGAAAACTTCAAGTTATCGTTCGCCTTCAGCCGCTCGACGTGGTTCGTCAGCTCCGAGATCGGAATCGTCGGGTGACTGATCATGCCCGGTGTCTGGAAGTTGAGTCGTCGCAAATCGACCGGATCGGTGGGAGCTGGACCTGCGCCCAGATCGGCCGCCATCAGTGGCCGCGTAACGGCCGCTTGATCCGGTGCCTTGCATGGTTGACGTCGGCGACGTACGAAGTACACCACCAAAAAGCAGGCACACAGCACCAGGGCGGCAATGATCGGACCGATGACTCGCAGCATACCGGGTTCCTCGTTTTTACCCCGGATCAATATCTCCGGATCTTGCGGCACGTTCGGGTTAGGACGATGCGGTGGTTCACCCGTCGGGGCTTCCTTCATGTCCAGCGCGAGGAACTCCGAGAACGGGCTCGACGTGTACAGATGCTTCTGGGGAGTGTCGACAACGGCACGAACGAAGATCCGGTAGCGCTTTCCGCGTTCCAGCTTTTTGTTGGTGAAATTGTGATTAGTTTCGCCCGAACCCAGGTGGAACGTGTACGGGATGTTACGCTGCAGGAACATGGCCGCGATGTAGGGCGCATTCGGGCGGTCTAGCTTGGGGCGTGATGCCAGCAGCTCCTCCGTCAGGAACTGGTCCGGTATCTTGTGCAGATTCGCCTTGTCCTCGGGTACCACGATCAGGTAGTAGTGCGAGATCGGACCGTACTCCTCGGACGCTTGTGGCAGTATCACCTGGATCTCTTCGCCGTTTACAACACCGTAGAAGTCGGGCTGCACCATCGGCTGGGGAGCTGCCATCTGCGTAGTGACGGTGATCTTCGCCGGCGGTTTGTACGTGTAATCGGTCGGGATCGCACTGACGTTCACGAAGTACGTCGTGAAGGGTGACAGCTCGTTGATCGTGTGCGACTTGACGTGGCTCTTCAGCACGATCTCTTTCCGCTGCAGGATCTGCTTCTGCGATATGCCCTGCGAGTCGACGAATTCCTTCACCGCATCGAACGAGATCTTGTAGTTGATCGGATTGAGCCGGATCGGTGGAGCCCAGCTCAGTGTCATGGAGTGTGTGCTGACATCGTGCGCGCGCAGGTTCAGTGGCACATCTTCGGGCTTCACTTTGACGGTGGCTTTTTCGCTGAGCTTTCCCAGGCCCGTTTTGTACACGGCTGCGATGGCGACCGCATACTGGGCGAACTTTTCCAGGTTGATCAGATCGGCCGATTCCGTCACACCGACCACCTTGGTTTGCCACTCGTCCAGATCCTCGACCGCCGTCATGGTGTAGAAGATCTTGTAACCGACGAGTTTGCCTCGCGATGGCACCTGTTCCCACCAGACTTCGACCGTCTGCTCCGAGGTGGCTACGGCTTGCACCGAAAACGGTGCCCGTCCCATGTCACGTTCGGTCGCAATAACGAGCTTTTCGCTGAACGGACCGGCACCCTGTTTGGTGTAGGCACGCACCCGCACGATGTACTCGGTGCTTTCGTCCAAATTTGTGAACACCGCCTTGCGGACGGTtgtgtttcgttcggttcCGAGTCCGTGATCGATCTTCTTGTGGAACTGCACGTCGTAGCGCGTGATTTGCCCGTTGCGATGTTCCCGCGTCGGTGGCTCCCAGGTGATGCACACCACGTCCGGTGTTTGGAACCGTACGGCTATGTTGGTGGGTGGACCGGTCGGTGAGCCTTCCGGTGTTTGGAGAAGCTTCACCGCTTCCTGACCGATGCCGATGTGGTTCATACCCGCCACACGGAACTCGTACTCAACACCACGCTCCAGGTCGTTGATGCGTTTCACGTTCAATCGCGTGTCCTGGAGGATCTCTTCCTGTAGGACTTGTTCGCGGACGCCCCACCGGACGCGGTACCCTCGCAGTTCACCGTACGTCTGTATCGGACGTTCCCAGTC encodes:
- the LOC128726006 gene encoding tyrosine-protein phosphatase Lar — its product is MGLRVVDSAAALLLAIFVTLFLLAEVPRSVKASHPPEIIKKPVNQGVRVGGVATFFCEAHGDPQPTVIWRKNSKKIMMTQSRYTVYDANGVSMLRIEPVRAGRDDAPYECVAENGVGDAVSAEATLTVYEGEKTPAGFPVISQIPTIRVIETGHTAVMQCKATGSPPPKIYWIKDMKHVDMTNPRYSINSEGSLQIDNSEESDMGKYECVAENSVGTEHTKPTPLYVKVRRVPPTFSRPPEPVYEVMLGANLTLTCVAVGSPMPNVKWRKGVDQDLTPENDVPVGRNVLELIDIRVSTNYTCIAQSNLGVIEATSLVKVQSLPAAPTDVTISEVTATQVRLEWSYKGSEDLQYYVIQYKPKNANQAFSEISGIITMFYVVRTLSPYTEYEFYVIAVNNIGRGPPSLPATTTTGETEMESAPRNIEVKPLSSSTMLITWEPPETPNGQVTGYKVYYTTTPNQPEASWDSQMETNDMTTISELTPHAIYTIRVQAFTSMGAGPLSNPVQVKAQQGVPSQPSNFRATDVGETAVTLQWSRPTHSGENIVHYELYWNDTYANEQHHQRIPNTETYTLSSLYPDTLYYFWLSARSQRGEGATTPPIPVRTKQYVPGAPPRNVTVEATSPTTINVSWLPPPVERSNGAIVYYKVFFVEVGRTDSEATVTTLNSTSLVLDELKRWTEYKIWVLAGTSVGDGPRSYPYTVRTHEDVPGDPQDVKANPVNSTTIFVTWKPPKEKNRNGIIRGYHIHVQEMRDEGKGLLNEPMKFDVVDGLEYNVTGLQPDTKYSVQVAALTRKGDGDRSAPISVKTPGGVPIRPTVTLKILERDPTVSIELDWERPIQTYGELRGYRVRWGVREQVLQEEILQDTRLNVKRINDLERGVEYEFRVAGMNHIGIGQEAVKLLQTPEGSPTGPPTNIAVRFQTPDVVCITWEPPTREHRNGQITRYDVQFHKKIDHGLGTERNTTVRKAVFTNLDESTEYIVRVRAYTKQGAGPFSEKLVIATERDMGRAPFSVQAVATSEQTVEVWWEQVPSRGKLVGYKIFYTMTAVEDLDEWQTKVVGVTESADLINLEKFAQYAVAIAAVYKTGLGKLSEKATVKVKPEDVPLNLRAHDVSTHSMTLSWAPPIRLNPINYKISFDAVKEFVDSQGISQKQILQRKEIVLKSHVKSHTINELSPFTTYFVNVSAIPTDYTYKPPAKITVTTQMAAPQPMVQPDFYGVVNGEEIQVILPQASEEYGPISHYYLIVVPEDKANLHKIPDQFLTEELLASRPKLDRPNAPYIAAMFLQRNIPYTFHLGSGETNHNFTNKKLERGKRYRIFVRAVVDTPQKHLYTSSPFSEFLALDMKEAPTGEPPHRPNPNVPQDPEILIRGKNEEPGMLRVIGPIIAALVLCACFLVVYFVRRRRQPCKAPDQAAVTRPLMAADLGAGPAPTDPVDLRRLNFQTPGMISHPTIPISELTNHVERLKANDNLKFSQEYESIEPGQQFTWDHSNMEVNKPKNRYANVTSYDHSRVILPPIEGVQGSDYINANYCDGYRKHNAYVATQGPLQETFGDFWRMCWELKSSTIVMMTRLEERSRIKCDMYWPARGTEVYGAMTVTITETQELATYSIRTFQIYRNGSNERREIKQLQFTAWPDHGVPDHPAPFLQFLRRTKSLTPSESGPIVVHCSAGVGRTGCYIVIDSMLERMKYEKTIDIYGHVTCLRAQRNYMVQTEDQYIFIHDALLEAVICGNTEVPARSLHNHIQKLMQTEQGENITGMEMEFKKLSNVKADSTRFVTANLPSNKHKNRLVHILPYESSRVCLTPIRGVEGSDYINASLVDGYRYRNAYIAAQGPLQETAEDFWRMLWEHNSTIVVMLTKLKEMGREKCFQYWPHERSVRYQCYVVDPIAEYNMPQYKLREFKVTDARDGSSRTVRQFQFIDWPEQGVPKSGEGFIDFIGQVHKTKEQFGQDGPITVHCSAGVGRTGVFITLSIVLERMQYEGVLDVFQTVRILRSQRPAMVQTEDQYQFCYRAALEYLGSFDHYAT